The proteins below come from a single Candidatus Acetothermia bacterium genomic window:
- a CDS encoding metalloregulator ArsR/SmtB family transcription factor, which produces MGKALAPPARVQVLRALEGGERCGCELVPLLGLDPSVVSRHLALLSRAGLVTSRREGVRILWRLTSPDIPRILDCLSTLTCERTPQ; this is translated from the coding sequence ATCGGGAAGGCCCTCGCCCCCCCGGCTCGGGTCCAGGTCCTCCGGGCCCTCGAGGGCGGCGAGCGGTGTGGCTGCGAGCTCGTGCCCCTGCTCGGCCTTGACCCCTCCGTCGTGTCCCGCCACCTCGCCCTCCTCTCCCGGGCCGGCCTCGTCACCTCCCGGCGGGAGGGGGTACGGATCCTGTGGCGCCTGACCAGCCCCGACATCCCCCGCATCCTGGACTGCTTGAGCACCTTGACCTGCGAAAGGACCCCCCAGTGA